The following coding sequences lie in one Vibrio toranzoniae genomic window:
- the glpD gene encoding glycerol-3-phosphate dehydrogenase — MSAQQNNSKNSTPSTLDLIVIGGGINGAGIAADAAGRGLNVGLYEANDFASATSSASSKLIHGGLRYLEHYEFRLVSEALAEREVLLRKAPHVAQPMRFRLPHRPFLRPAWMIRCGLFLYDNLGKRTTLPGSKTVNLAKSGLLKPEMKTGFEYSDCWVDDARMVLLNVLAAKENNAEARNYCRVEKAHREGGIWHVTIHDVMTDQRFERKAKALVNAAGPWVKQFFDDGLEQASPRNIRLIKGSHIVVPRIHDEPQAYILQNKDNRIVFMIPYLDKFSIIGTTDLEYKGDPREVAISDDEVDYLVDIVNQHFVHQLTREDVVWTYSGVRPLCDDESDSPQAITRDYTLELDAELDQAPLLSIFGGKLTTYRKLGEAALKKLEPYLKNMGAPWTANDTLPGGNFSCSREQLAKMIHTKYPWVSEALLLRYVTQFGTYTWKLLEGATSEADLGVNFSNEAHGVYQAEIDYLINEEMAMTDEDILWRRTKLGLYLNEAEQQAVSDYLKEKLQSKVVKFSQVG; from the coding sequence ATGAGTGCTCAACAAAATAATTCAAAAAATAGTACACCGTCCACTTTAGACTTGATCGTGATCGGCGGCGGTATCAATGGTGCAGGCATCGCGGCAGATGCAGCAGGTCGTGGTCTTAACGTTGGCTTATACGAAGCAAATGATTTCGCGTCTGCGACGTCTTCTGCTAGCTCAAAGCTTATCCACGGTGGCCTACGCTACCTTGAACATTACGAATTTCGTTTGGTATCGGAAGCACTTGCTGAACGTGAAGTATTGCTAAGAAAAGCGCCTCATGTTGCTCAACCCATGCGTTTCCGTTTACCCCATCGACCATTTTTACGCCCTGCTTGGATGATTCGTTGTGGCCTATTCCTTTACGATAACTTAGGTAAGCGCACCACGCTTCCTGGAAGTAAGACAGTCAACTTAGCGAAATCTGGCCTACTGAAACCAGAAATGAAGACAGGATTCGAATACTCAGATTGTTGGGTTGATGATGCGCGTATGGTATTGCTTAACGTTCTAGCAGCCAAAGAGAATAACGCTGAAGCACGTAACTACTGCCGTGTTGAGAAAGCACACCGTGAAGGTGGAATCTGGCACGTAACGATCCACGACGTAATGACGGATCAACGTTTCGAACGCAAAGCAAAGGCACTGGTCAATGCAGCAGGACCTTGGGTTAAACAATTCTTCGATGATGGCTTAGAGCAGGCTTCACCCCGTAATATTCGTCTTATTAAAGGCTCGCACATTGTTGTACCGCGTATTCACGACGAACCCCAAGCGTACATTCTGCAAAACAAAGACAATCGCATTGTGTTTATGATCCCTTACCTAGATAAGTTTTCGATCATTGGTACCACCGACCTTGAATACAAAGGTGATCCACGTGAAGTGGCTATCTCTGATGACGAAGTAGATTACTTGGTCGACATTGTTAACCAGCACTTTGTTCATCAACTAACTCGTGAGGATGTAGTTTGGACATACAGCGGCGTTCGACCACTTTGTGATGACGAATCTGATTCTCCACAAGCGATCACTCGCGACTACACACTAGAGTTAGATGCAGAGCTAGACCAAGCACCACTACTTTCAATTTTTGGCGGTAAGTTAACGACCTACCGTAAACTCGGTGAAGCGGCACTTAAAAAGCTTGAACCATACCTGAAAAACATGGGGGCTCCGTGGACGGCTAACGATACTCTGCCCGGTGGTAACTTCAGCTGCAGCAGAGAACAACTGGCGAAGATGATCCACACTAAATACCCTTGGGTGTCAGAAGCACTTCTGCTGCGCTATGTGACTCAATTTGGTACTTACACTTGGAAGCTGCTGGAAGGTGCAACGAGCGAAGCTGATCTGGGAGTTAACTTTTCAAACGAAGCACATGGCGTTTATCAAGCTGAGATCGATTACTTGATCAACGAAGAGATGGCAATGACAGACGAAGACATCTTATGGCGCAGAACGAAACTTGGCCTGTACTTAAACGAAGCCGAGCAACAAGCCGTTTCTGATTACTTGAAAGAGAAACTTCAAAGCAAAGTGGTGAAGTTTTCTCAAGTAGGATAA
- a CDS encoding aspartate/glutamate racemase family protein: MKTIGLLGGMSWESTVSYYKSINEGVKATLGGLNSAKVCMYSVNFDEIEKLQHQGRWAETADILSDAALSVEKGGADFILICTNTMHKVVPEIEEKITIPILHIADTTAQKLIEKGVQKVGLLGTAFTMEQDFYKGRLTDKFGIDVVIPDESDRKQVHNIIYQELCRGEIKEESRVVYHQIIEKLSQQGAEAVILGCTEIALLIQQQHTDVPLFDTTAIHAEAAVRLATTD, from the coding sequence ATGAAAACGATCGGTTTGCTTGGTGGCATGAGTTGGGAGTCGACAGTGAGCTACTACAAATCTATTAACGAAGGAGTGAAAGCCACACTCGGCGGGCTCAATTCTGCAAAGGTTTGTATGTATAGTGTGAACTTCGATGAGATAGAAAAGCTGCAACACCAAGGTCGTTGGGCTGAGACAGCAGACATCTTATCGGACGCGGCTTTATCGGTTGAAAAAGGCGGGGCGGACTTCATCCTGATTTGTACCAATACCATGCATAAGGTCGTTCCTGAGATCGAAGAGAAGATCACGATTCCTATCTTACATATCGCTGATACCACGGCGCAGAAGTTGATAGAGAAAGGTGTGCAAAAAGTAGGACTGCTTGGTACGGCTTTCACAATGGAGCAGGATTTCTACAAAGGGCGCTTAACCGATAAATTCGGTATCGATGTTGTGATTCCAGATGAGAGTGACCGAAAACAAGTGCACAACATCATTTACCAAGAGTTGTGCCGAGGCGAAATAAAAGAAGAGTCTCGAGTTGTTTATCATCAAATCATTGAGAAGCTAAGCCAACAAGGGGCTGAGGCGGTTATTCTTGGGTGTACTGAAATTGCTTTGTTGATTCAGCAACAACACACCGATGTTCCGTTGTTTGATACCACTGCCATCCATGCTGAAGCGGCAGTGCGCTTGGCGACGACTGATTAG
- a CDS encoding YdcH family protein: MLGENHSLVHEFPEMKDKIAELAKTDDGFATDMKTYDNLDKEIRKLELKDSPIDDSSMQLLKHERSVLKDSLHIRLSA; the protein is encoded by the coding sequence ATGCTAGGTGAAAATCACTCTCTTGTTCACGAATTTCCTGAAATGAAAGACAAAATTGCTGAGCTTGCTAAAACTGACGATGGCTTTGCAACAGACATGAAGACATACGACAACCTTGATAAAGAGATTCGTAAACTAGAGCTGAAAGATTCACCCATTGATGACAGTTCGATGCAGCTACTAAAACATGAGCGCTCTGTGCTTAAAGACTCATTGCATATTCGTTTATCTGCTTAG
- a CDS encoding HAD family hydrolase, translating to MKKITLLSVAILSSLSFSSFAKDCAPNLLPSWKDGESKSAIVDFVGQATKAESDTFVAVQDRIAVFDNDGTLWSEKPYYSQLAFALDRVKEMAPEHPEWKTEAPFKFVLEGDIESALGSGEEGLLKIIMATHSGMTVEQYQQDVKQWLAVAKDERFNKAYTDLTYQPMKEMLTYLQDHDFKTYIVSGGGVDFMRAWAPQAYNIPPEQIIGSALKYNYSYNDGKSTVTKDSSILTIDDKAGKVTNIQHIIGKKPILAVGNSDGDQAMMQWATSQPNSMAMIVHHTDAEREWKYDRESHVGKLDNALDEASSRDDWTLIDMKSDWCEVY from the coding sequence ATGAAGAAAATAACCCTTTTGTCAGTTGCAATTTTATCTAGCCTCTCTTTCTCATCTTTTGCTAAAGATTGTGCTCCCAATTTGCTGCCTTCTTGGAAGGATGGTGAGAGTAAATCAGCCATTGTGGATTTCGTTGGTCAAGCCACCAAAGCAGAGTCTGATACTTTTGTGGCGGTTCAAGATCGTATTGCTGTGTTCGATAACGACGGGACGCTATGGTCAGAAAAACCTTATTACTCCCAACTGGCCTTTGCGCTAGATCGTGTAAAAGAGATGGCGCCTGAACACCCCGAATGGAAAACAGAAGCGCCGTTTAAGTTTGTACTTGAAGGGGATATTGAGAGCGCTCTGGGCAGCGGTGAAGAAGGGTTGTTGAAAATTATTATGGCGACACACTCAGGTATGACCGTTGAGCAATATCAACAAGATGTTAAGCAATGGTTGGCGGTAGCAAAAGACGAGCGTTTCAACAAAGCCTACACAGACCTGACTTATCAGCCAATGAAAGAGATGCTGACTTATCTGCAAGATCACGACTTTAAGACTTACATCGTGTCTGGAGGTGGTGTTGATTTTATGAGAGCGTGGGCTCCGCAAGCGTATAACATTCCGCCAGAGCAGATCATCGGTAGCGCGCTTAAATACAACTATAGCTACAACGATGGTAAGTCGACCGTGACCAAAGACTCGTCCATTTTGACGATTGATGATAAAGCCGGAAAAGTCACTAATATTCAGCATATTATCGGTAAGAAGCCGATTTTGGCGGTGGGTAACTCAGACGGTGATCAAGCGATGATGCAATGGGCAACCAGTCAACCAAATTCAATGGCAATGATTGTTCACCACACTGACGCCGAGCGCGAGTGGAAGTACGATCGCGAATCTCATGTCGGTAAGCTTGATAATGCACTCGATGAAGCAAGCTCTAGAGATGATTGGACGCTGATCGACATGAAATCCGATTGGTGTGAGGTGTACTAA